AAGACAGAAGCTACTGCCACAACTTGAGCGAATAAACGACGAATTTGACGTTAAGTTATGGCGACCTAATCACTGTACCGGTTTTACAGCAGCCTCGGCCCTAGCATCGAAACACAACGATGTTGCCTGGGGATCGTCAGGGATGTCCTTAGAGCTGTGATGAGCACACCGAATGAAAAGGACGAGAGAGGGACCGCCTCATGGCTTACGGTTCCTCCTATACCTACCCTCGTAATAGCGATAGCTCTTCTGCCCTTTTCGAACGAAGCCAGAAGCATCTCGATGGGAGCGGCCTTCTGGCTCTTCGTAACGATGATTTATATGTCCATATCGGTATCCTACGTAATCTGTCTAGGAAGAAATGCTAAAGACGGACTAGCTCCTCTTCAGATATTAGGGCAAGGAGTCGCCCTGTTGGTGCTACCTCTAGGACTAGGAGCTCCATATGGACTCTCATGGATAGGGCTAGCACTGTCCTTCGCAGGAACGGTTATCCTGGTAAACAAGGTAATAACCATAATGGAAGGACCTAAAAAGACTAAAGAGTCGGAAGTGCCGGAGCAACAAGGATCCTTTCTGGAAGGAGTTCCTCTTCCGACCTTGGATGTCGATGTCGACGGCCTTATACTAGGAGCGAACACCGATATGCTGGATCTTCTGGAGGTAGAGGAAGACGTTCTGATTGGACAGAAGGCGGAGATGATATTCCCTCAAGATATAGATAGAATTGACATCAGAGGAAAGGGCTGGCAGGTTCTAAGAAAACCGGGTGAAGGGGGCTCTGAGCTAATATGTCTCATAGAGGAGGTGTCTCCTCCTCCACCGAGAGAGGCGGAGGAAAAAGGGGAGATGATACACCCTGAGACAGGGCTCTTCTCCCCTCCCTACGCAAAGATAATGATACCCGCCGAGCTAAAAAGGTCCATACGCTACAGAAGATGGCTTTCGATGATATCCATAAAGATAAAGCTAATAACAAACGGTCAAGATGCGAACTCTAATACAAAAGAAAAAATATTTAATTCATATGGTTTCTTTGTAAAGAGAAACATTCGAGAGTGCGACCTAGGCTTTTTTATGGGAAACGGTAACTATATGATCCTACTTCCAGAAACCCCTAACGCCGGGGCAAAGACGGCTCTGGATAAACTGAAAAAGATACCGGAAGATATACTGAAAGAAGTCGAGGTCGGAACCGACCTTTCTCTATGGGGAGGTATTTTCCACTGTAGCGGCCACGAGAAGATAGATTACAACGGAGCGATGGCCGCCCTAGAGGAAAACGTCAAAGAGCTGGAACATTTTGAGCCTCTTCCACCTAAGCTGGAGGCATGAGAAAGAGGCAGGGGGGATATCCCTCCTGCCTCTTTCTCTAGACGATACCGTCGACAAGTTCGTTCAAAAGGGAGACGTTATCGTAGTCCTCTATAAGCCCTCTGTCCCCTAAAGAGGCTATCTCCGAGGATATGGGGATCCTGGCCAAAGTCGATATACCGAAGGCCGACTCTATCTGGTCCGAATGGCTTTCTCCGAAAACCCTCAGCTCCTCACCACAGTGAGGACATACCACGTGGCTCATGTTCTCCACCATCCCCATGATAGGAACGTTCATCATCTCCGCAAGGCGGGCCTGTTTGCCTACGATGAGAGCCGACAGCTCCTGAGGGGTGCTGACTATAACCATGCCGTCTAGAGCCACTGTCTGCATCACAGTGAGAGGTGCATCGGCGGTTCCTGGGGGAAGATCCACCACCATCCAGTCCAGACCGTTCCAGTCCACGTCGTTCCAGAACTGCTGAACCACCCCTCCGATAAGGGGGCCTCTCCAGACCACTGGAGCCTTAGGATCCTCCAGAAGCAGATTCATAGACATTATGGAGATACCTAGCCTATCGGTCTTAGGGGGAATTATCTTTCCCTCTCCGTTACCTAACGGCCGGGAATTGACACCGAAAAGTTTAGGGATAGAGGGACCAGTTATATCGGCGTCCATAACCCCGACGGAAAACCCTCTCTTTGCGAGCCCTACCGCCAACAGGGCGGAGACGGAGCTTTTACCTACGCCTCCTTTGCCACTACCTACCGCTACGATCCTCTTTATGCCCTTTCTGCTGGGCTTAGGAGCACCAGAACAACCTTCCTGGCTAGGACAGCCTTCGCAAACGCCGTTACAACTATCTTTGTCTTCCACCTAACTCATCTCCTCCTGAAAAACCTAGCCATAGTTATACTTTCATAAGGGCTCCCAGTCAAGAGTTGATATAGATTTTCATTAGCGAGAGACACGCTCCCCAGATGAGTACAGAGAAGGGGAGAGGTAAACCTCTTTAGGCCTGACCCCTTTACCCCGAACCA
The uncultured Dethiosulfovibrio sp. genome window above contains:
- a CDS encoding P-loop NTPase, encoding MEDKDSCNGVCEGCPSQEGCSGAPKPSRKGIKRIVAVGSGKGGVGKSSVSALLAVGLAKRGFSVGVMDADITGPSIPKLFGVNSRPLGNGEGKIIPPKTDRLGISIMSMNLLLEDPKAPVVWRGPLIGGVVQQFWNDVDWNGLDWMVVDLPPGTADAPLTVMQTVALDGMVIVSTPQELSALIVGKQARLAEMMNVPIMGMVENMSHVVCPHCGEELRVFGESHSDQIESAFGISTLARIPISSEIASLGDRGLIEDYDNVSLLNELVDGIV